One stretch of Chitinophaga pendula DNA includes these proteins:
- a CDS encoding FecR family protein: MKETERIYILMARKISGVATEQEERELNAILAERPELQYSFHMITELEDMRAIEGFTEEEEEKLQAKGLEQLNERIALLPEQESVSPYIISGRRTIWKRLAPIAAVVLLLAGIYPVMRYATKESQRMNEVVTTTGSRTSVILPDGTMVMLNACSKLEYDIHDFMKGNREVTLQGEGYFDVKTDAGHPFIIKAGQVDVRVLGTVFNLKAYPEDGITETTLISGKVEVALLGGEEKKVVLAPQQKLSVKHEPAAATTPAAIAYNVTSVKGATTADSVTREVAWMTNKLAFENMSFAQLARELERWYNVKIKFRNDRYKEERLSGAFKEQPVADVLAALQLTSSFRYSIDSSQHIIDIW, encoded by the coding sequence ATGAAAGAAACCGAAAGGATATATATACTGATGGCCCGGAAGATATCGGGAGTAGCTACTGAGCAGGAGGAGCGGGAGTTGAATGCGATACTTGCTGAGCGGCCGGAGTTGCAATATTCCTTTCATATGATCACGGAATTGGAGGACATGCGGGCGATAGAGGGCTTTACGGAGGAGGAGGAGGAGAAGTTGCAAGCGAAGGGATTGGAGCAGTTGAATGAGCGGATTGCGTTGTTGCCGGAGCAGGAGTCTGTTTCGCCTTATATTATCAGCGGCCGGCGTACGATATGGAAACGGCTGGCGCCGATAGCGGCGGTGGTGTTGTTGTTGGCAGGTATTTACCCGGTGATGCGATATGCTACTAAGGAGTCGCAGCGGATGAATGAGGTGGTAACTACTACGGGGTCGCGTACTTCAGTGATATTGCCGGATGGTACGATGGTGATGCTGAATGCCTGTAGTAAGCTGGAGTACGACATACACGATTTTATGAAAGGCAACCGGGAAGTGACGTTACAGGGGGAGGGTTATTTTGATGTGAAAACGGATGCGGGGCATCCTTTTATTATAAAGGCTGGTCAGGTAGATGTGCGGGTGTTGGGAACGGTATTTAACCTGAAAGCGTATCCGGAGGACGGTATTACGGAGACGACCCTTATCAGTGGTAAGGTGGAGGTGGCACTACTTGGCGGGGAGGAGAAAAAGGTGGTGTTGGCGCCTCAGCAGAAATTATCGGTGAAACATGAACCGGCGGCGGCTACTACGCCTGCTGCTATAGCATATAATGTGACCTCTGTCAAGGGGGCGACGACCGCGGATAGCGTTACCAGGGAAGTAGCCTGGATGACCAACAAATTAGCATTTGAGAATATGAGTTTTGCGCAACTGGCGCGGGAACTCGAACGGTGGTACAATGTGAAAATAAAGTTCCGGAATGACCGGTACAAAGAGGAGCGTCTCAGTGGCGCTTTCAAGGAGCAGCCGGTGGCCGATGTGCTTGCGGCGCTTCAGCTTACATCTTCATTCAGATACAGTATAGATTCATCACAACACATCATTGACATATGGTGA
- a CDS encoding SusC/RagA family TonB-linked outer membrane protein, whose translation MKLVSILMCVAFMQVSAHSYSQEKISLDYDNIHISRLLHVIGKKSEYTFLYKTAILPDEKVAIRVKDASLTTVLDKVLAGTTLSYKLMPNRLIVILPQGTTVADAHVKGRVRDESGQPLIGVNVHIKGTTRGTQTDSKGYFELNVPDNAVLEFSYVGYERKELAVSGTRDYDVVLQPNASGLNEIVVVGYGKQRKINLSGAVDVVSGKELDSRPLTNVSSGLQGLIPNLNITQNNGSPNAAPTFNIRGFTSINGGEPFILVDNVPVTIQELTLVNPADVESVTVLKDAAAAAIYGARASFGVVLITTKTGRSDKLAVSVNANYASRSIGRIPKIITDPLVTMQMKHEAATPLYNLYPDAVRAYAKRRSEDPSLPAVIVDPTNPNKYAYYGTTNWLKELYNDAAPAYSANFNVSKADKKLSFYFSGEYYKQQGMIKYGTDDFSRYGLRAKATYQVTDRIKIGTNSVFTNNVYDRPYFLSGDFFHNVNRTPSLSVPYNPDGSFTQDGAALIGVIRDGGRTNSNLNDYLTTLNADISLVKDVWDLKGDVTFRRTSSTLKSFGLPVPYTTGPGQAISYAGYNPSFSSNNNRIMRYNVYNVYTDFHKTFREKHYLQVLAGFNQEYRYEDTMAIDRKNLISNTLPTPQLATGNISQTEKATEWAVRGLFYRVNYIYNDKYIAEFNGRYDGTSRFPAKDRWGFFPSASVGWVASKESFFKPVSRALGMDLFKLRASYGSLGNQASSFAYGYIPQLPSRQINVILDGGLPVSVENPMPVSNSLTWENIRSINGGVDVSFFKDRLNISYDRYVRYTDKMLAPVKALPAVFGAPAPRQNAADLKTKGWELSVSWNDHVKVAGDELRYGVRLALADFRTFITRYDNPAKLLKDVNEGKAFYPGQEIGEIWGLETEGFFQSQDEITKHADQTAVGSDDQGYKFYVGDLKFKDLNGDGKVDYGKNTVDNPGDRRVIGNSQARLPYSVDLNLDWKGFDLRMFFQGIGKRDWYPNPGNHYFWGIYAQPWTNVQVQNMDHWTPENRDAYYPRVKSYIAEDASELGAPQTRYLQNAAYLRLKNITLGYRLPSSLLKRMHVSNLRVYFSAENVFTVSKLKANIDPEGLSGSVYPFQRTYSGGINLSF comes from the coding sequence ATGAAACTTGTCTCCATTTTAATGTGTGTGGCCTTTATGCAGGTAAGTGCGCATAGCTATTCACAGGAAAAGATCAGTCTCGACTATGATAATATTCATATCAGCCGGTTGCTGCATGTCATCGGTAAAAAGAGTGAGTACACCTTTTTATACAAGACGGCTATCCTACCGGATGAGAAGGTTGCTATCCGTGTAAAAGATGCGAGCCTGACGACAGTACTGGATAAGGTGCTGGCGGGTACTACGCTCTCTTACAAGCTGATGCCTAACCGTCTGATCGTTATATTACCGCAAGGTACTACCGTTGCGGATGCCCATGTAAAAGGGCGTGTGAGGGATGAAAGCGGGCAGCCGCTGATCGGTGTGAATGTGCATATTAAAGGGACTACCCGTGGTACGCAGACGGACAGCAAAGGGTACTTTGAGTTGAATGTGCCGGACAATGCGGTACTGGAATTCTCTTACGTCGGCTATGAGCGTAAGGAGCTGGCGGTGTCTGGTACGAGGGACTATGATGTGGTATTGCAACCTAATGCCAGCGGTCTTAACGAGATTGTGGTAGTGGGTTATGGCAAGCAACGTAAGATCAATCTGAGTGGTGCTGTGGATGTGGTATCCGGTAAGGAGCTGGATAGCCGTCCGCTGACGAATGTGAGCTCCGGCTTACAAGGTCTGATCCCCAATCTTAACATCACCCAGAACAATGGTAGTCCGAATGCGGCACCGACGTTTAACATACGCGGTTTTACATCCATCAACGGTGGCGAACCCTTTATACTCGTAGACAACGTGCCGGTGACCATACAGGAGCTGACGCTGGTGAACCCGGCTGATGTGGAAAGTGTGACGGTACTGAAAGATGCGGCAGCAGCCGCCATCTACGGTGCGAGAGCTTCTTTCGGTGTGGTATTGATCACTACCAAAACGGGCCGCAGTGATAAGCTGGCCGTATCCGTAAATGCCAACTATGCCTCTCGTTCTATCGGACGTATTCCCAAGATCATTACTGATCCGCTGGTGACCATGCAGATGAAGCATGAAGCAGCGACGCCATTATATAACCTATATCCTGATGCTGTAAGGGCTTATGCCAAACGCCGCAGTGAAGATCCCTCCCTGCCCGCGGTTATCGTTGATCCTACCAACCCTAATAAATATGCTTATTACGGTACGACCAACTGGCTGAAAGAACTGTATAATGATGCAGCACCTGCTTACTCTGCCAACTTCAACGTGTCCAAGGCAGACAAGAAGCTGAGTTTTTATTTCTCCGGGGAGTATTACAAACAGCAAGGTATGATCAAGTATGGTACGGATGATTTCAGTCGTTATGGTTTGCGGGCGAAAGCTACTTACCAGGTGACCGACAGAATAAAGATCGGTACCAACTCGGTATTCACTAACAATGTGTATGATCGTCCGTACTTCCTGAGTGGAGATTTCTTCCACAATGTGAACAGGACGCCTTCTCTTTCTGTGCCTTACAATCCTGACGGTAGCTTTACACAGGACGGTGCTGCGCTGATCGGTGTGATCCGTGATGGTGGACGTACTAACAGCAACCTGAACGACTACCTGACGACACTGAATGCGGATATCTCGCTGGTGAAGGATGTGTGGGATCTGAAGGGGGATGTTACTTTCCGCCGTACTTCTTCTACGCTTAAATCTTTTGGTTTGCCGGTGCCTTATACTACAGGGCCTGGCCAGGCTATCAGCTATGCGGGATATAATCCATCTTTCTCTTCTAACAACAACCGCATCATGCGTTATAATGTGTATAACGTGTATACGGATTTCCATAAGACATTCCGCGAGAAACATTATCTGCAGGTATTAGCTGGTTTCAACCAGGAGTACCGTTATGAAGATACGATGGCGATAGACCGGAAGAACCTGATCAGCAATACCCTGCCTACCCCGCAGCTGGCCACCGGTAATATCAGCCAGACGGAGAAGGCAACGGAGTGGGCGGTAAGGGGTTTATTTTACCGTGTGAACTATATCTATAATGACAAATACATTGCGGAGTTCAATGGCCGTTACGACGGTACTTCCCGTTTCCCTGCTAAAGACCGCTGGGGTTTCTTTCCTTCGGCTTCCGTTGGTTGGGTAGCATCGAAAGAATCATTCTTCAAGCCGGTGAGCCGTGCTTTGGGTATGGACCTGTTTAAGCTACGTGCTTCTTACGGATCGCTGGGTAACCAGGCGTCTAGCTTTGCATACGGTTATATTCCGCAGTTACCATCCCGCCAGATCAATGTGATCCTGGATGGCGGATTACCGGTGAGTGTGGAAAACCCTATGCCGGTATCCAACTCATTAACGTGGGAGAATATACGCAGTATAAATGGAGGTGTGGACGTATCGTTCTTTAAAGATCGTTTGAACATCAGCTACGACCGTTATGTACGATATACTGACAAGATGCTGGCGCCTGTAAAGGCATTGCCGGCGGTGTTTGGTGCACCTGCCCCCCGTCAGAATGCGGCGGATCTGAAGACGAAAGGATGGGAATTGAGCGTGTCCTGGAATGACCATGTGAAAGTAGCCGGCGATGAGCTGCGTTATGGCGTAAGACTGGCACTCGCCGACTTCCGCACCTTCATCACCCGTTATGATAATCCTGCCAAACTGCTGAAAGATGTAAATGAAGGCAAGGCGTTTTATCCCGGTCAGGAGATCGGGGAGATCTGGGGACTGGAGACGGAAGGATTTTTCCAGAGCCAGGACGAGATTACCAAACATGCCGATCAGACGGCGGTAGGATCGGATGATCAAGGTTATAAGTTTTATGTAGGTGACCTGAAATTCAAAGATCTCAACGGCGACGGTAAAGTGGACTATGGTAAAAATACTGTGGACAATCCCGGCGACCGTCGTGTAATCGGCAACAGTCAGGCAAGGCTGCCTTACAGCGTGGACCTGAACCTGGACTGGAAAGGTTTTGACCTGCGTATGTTCTTCCAAGGTATTGGTAAGCGCGACTGGTATCCTAATCCGGGTAACCACTATTTCTGGGGTATCTATGCACAGCCCTGGACCAATGTGCAGGTACAGAACATGGATCACTGGACGCCAGAGAACCGGGATGCTTATTATCCACGTGTGAAATCTTATATCGCAGAAGATGCCAGTGAGCTGGGCGCTCCCCAGACCCGGTATCTGCAGAATGCTGCTTACCTGCGACTGAAGAACATCACATTGGGTTACAGACTGCCCTCTTCCCTGTTGAAACGTATGCATGTATCCAACTTGCGGGTATACTTCAGTGCGGAGAACGTGTTTACCGTGAGCAAGCTGAAAGCGAATATTGATCCGGAAGGATTGTCCGGCTCAGTATATCCTTTCCAACGTACTTATTCCGGTGGTATCAACCTGAGCTTTTAA